One Brassica napus cultivar Da-Ae chromosome C2, Da-Ae, whole genome shotgun sequence DNA window includes the following coding sequences:
- the LOC106392868 gene encoding uncharacterized protein LOC106392868 produces MYADNNATTEEIAAALKELSEALKAEEMFWKQKSRVFWLREGDRNTKIFHALTKQRRARNKITQLQDGNGNIVEDEEGLVAIATSYFRQIFESSNPEHIGEALTQVPTTITGAMNESLTAPVTEWEVKLALFAMHPEKAPGPDGMTALFYQKFWDIVKEDLTLMVNKFLVEGTVVNRLNDTNICLIPKTTKPNDMAQFRPISLCNVSYKIISKVLCQRLKKMLPGLISETQSAFVAGRQISDNIMIAQEMFHALRTKPSGRSKRMAIKTDMSKAYDRMEWSFIEAVMRKMGFSEIWITWIMRCITSRVNATTRQEVKDALGIQNEGGMGTYLGIPEDISGSKCKLFAFLKDKLMHRVNGWTGRWLSKGGKEVLIKSILLALPTYVMSTFLLPLEICENLASAIARFWWSSNPPKRGIHWAKWEKVCAPREEGGIGFRMIHEFNLALLAKQLWRLVQFPDSLVARVLRGRYYRLSSPLRVNSTNNPSYVWNSISAARKLLLLGIRLKIHSGYDVKVWEDPWIPTIPSRPAAPVAPVMHPNMRVSDLINQTSKEWDVRLLESYVNMDDIQLIRSLAISSSHCRDSFCWSYTRNGQYTVKSGYWVARNLLKVEEEQEVLEPSITNLQAFAWKLKAPTKIRHLIWQLLTGHVAVTRNLARRNMRCDNYCPRCGELEESVTHAIFECPPALQVWSLSATPTGPEVFPVSSIYTNMDYLFWRKNSIIEPEQDRDPYPWIIWYIWKARNEKLFRGIDRDPLELVRYAESECRAWFEANEVIQPVPQGNNMVIPQVISLGNICLLDGSWIASANFSGCGWVWMDSRGKAQLMGLKNITRRESALHSEVEALQWAMENMLQHSTCQSFGTDCKDLIAMLEEPHAWPSFATELEKIETLRICFPEFSITHVPRTQNQFSDF; encoded by the exons ATGTATGCGGATAACAATGCCACAACTGAGGAAATTGCAGCGGCTTTGAAGGAACTCTCTGAGGCTCTTAAGGCCGAAGAGATGTTCTGGAAGCAGAAGAGTCGGGTGTTCTGGCTGAGAGAGGGGGATAGAAATACAAAAATTTTTCATGCCTTAACGAAGCAGAGGAGAGCAAGGAATAAAATTACGCAGCTCCAAGATGGAAATGGGAATatagttgaggatgaagaaggatTAGTGGCCATTGCtactagctattttagacaGATCTTTGAATCGTCTAATCCTGAGCACATTGGAGAGGCACTAACTCAAGTTCCTACGACAATCACTGGGGCAATGAATGAAAGCCTTACAGCTCCGGTAACGGAATGGGAGGTCAAATTAGCACTTTTTGCTATGCACCCAGAAAAGGCCCCAGGCCCAGATGGGATGACTGCGCTATTCTATCAGAAATTTTGGGATATTGTAAAGGAGGATTTGACTCTTATGGTCAATAAATTCCTTGTCGAGGGAACAGTGGTGAATAGATTAAATGATACGAATATATGTCTCATCCCGAAAACGACCAAGCCTAATGATATGGCTCAGTTCCgacccataagtctgtgtaatgTCAGCTATAAGATAATCTCGaaggtcttatgccagagaTTAAAGAAAATGCTACCAGGATTGATTTCGGAaacccagtcagcctttgttgctgggAGGCAGATCTCAGACAACATTATGATTGCTCAAGAAATGTTTCACGCATTGAGAACCAAGCCAAGTGGACGCAGTAAAAGGATGGCCATTAAGACGGACATGAGCAAAGCGTATGATAGAATGGAGTGGTCGTTTATTGAAGCTGTCATGCGTAAAATGGGCTTCTCAGAGATTTGGATAACCTGGATAATGAGATGCATTACGTCG CGAGTTAATGCAACTACCAGACAAGAGGTCAAAGATGCACTGGGAATACAAAATGAAGGAGGGATGGGAACCTACTTGGGTATTCCAGAAGACATAAGCGGCTCCAAGTGCAAATTGTTTGCTTTCCTTAAGGATAAGTTAATGCACAGGGTAAATGGATGGACGGGTAGGTGGCTttcaaaaggaggaaaggaagtaTTGATAAAATCGATTTTGTTAGCTCTCCCGACTTATGTAATGTCTACtttcctgctccctttggagatatgtgaaaacTTAGCTAGTGCCATTGCACGCTTCTGGTGGAGCTCGAATCCCCCAAAGAGAGGAATACACTGGGCGAAATGGGAAAAGGTGTGTGCACCAAGAGAGGAAGGTGGGATTGGGTTtcgtatgatccatgagtttAATCTGGCATTGTTGGCAAAACAATTATGGAGGTTGGTTCAGTTCCCAGATTCATTGGTTGCCCGGGTCTTGAGGGGAAGATACTACAGATTAAGTTCTCCGCTGAGAGTAAACTCTACCAATAACCCATCGTATGTTTGGAATAGCATCTCTGCTGCAAGGAAGTTGCTACTACTGGGAATCAGACTGAAGATTCACTCAGGATATGATGTTaaggtgtgggaggatccgTGGATCCCAACGATCCCATCAAGACCGGCGGCTCCTGTTGCGCCTGTTATGCACCCCAACATGAGAGTTAGCGATCTCATTAATCAGACATCGAAGGAATGGGATGTTCGGCTTTTGGAGAGCTATGTCAACATGGACGATATACAGCTTATAAGGAGTTTAGCCATAAGCTCATCTCATTGCCGTGACTCCTTCTGTTGGAGCTACACAAGAAACGGACAATACacagttaaatctggatattgggtggcACGGAACTTATTAAAGGTGGAGGAGGAACAGGAGGTTTTGGAGCCAAGTATCACCAATCTTCAAGCTTTTGCTTGGAAGCTGAAGGCGCCTACGAAGATacgtcatcttatatggcagttGTTGACTGGGCACGTGGCAGTAACAAGGAATTTAGCAAGACGCAATATGAGATGTGATAATTACTGCCCGAGGTGTGGAGAATTAGAAGAATCTGTAACTCATGCCATCTTTGAATGCCCGCCAGCGCTACAAGTTTGGAGCCTATCAGCAACCCCAACAGGCCCAGAGGTATTTCCAGTATCAAGCATCTACACGAACATGGATTAtctattttggaggaaaaactCTATTATTGAGCCGGAACAAGacagggatccttatccctggataatttggtatataTGGAAGGCTAGGAATGAAAAACTATTCAGGGGGATAGATAGAGATCCTTTGGAGTTAGTTCgatatgcagagagtgaatgtcGAGCCTGGTTTGAGGCGAATGAAGTGATACAACCAGTGCCACAAGGAAACAATATGGTGATCCCccaagtcataagcttgggCAACATATGCctgttagatggatcttggataGCATCGGCCAactttagtggatgtggatgggtgtGGATGGACAGTAGGGGGAAGGCTCAGCTTATGGGGTTAAAAAATATTACTCGACGTGAATCGGCCTTGCACTCGGAAGTTGAAGCACTACAGTGggcaatggagaatatgcttcagCACTCAACATGTCAGAGCTTTGGGACGGATTGTAAGGACCTGATTGCTATGCTAGAGGAACCTCAtgcttggccaagctttgcgacaGAATTGGAGAAGATCGAGACGTTGCGGATATGCTTCCCGGAGTTCAGCATTACTCATGTCCCACGAACGCAGAAtcaattttcagatttttag
- the LOC106390885 gene encoding AT-hook motif nuclear-localized protein 1 — MVLEMESTGEVRSTAGNGGGITVVGSDAPSDFHIAARSESSNPSPNSVAPPLPQSHHTNQLAIVAPTPQISMAATTMMEGISGVPMKKKRGRPRKYGPDGAVVALSPKPISSAPAPSHPIPASSHVIDFSASEKRSKMKPTNSFNRTKFHHQVENLGEWVPCSVGGNFTPHVIAVNAGEDVTMKIISFSQQGPRAICVLSANGVISSVTLRQHDSSGGTLTYEGRFEILSLSGSFMPNDIGGTRSRTGGMSVSLASPDGRVVGGGVAGLLVAASPVQVVVGSFLAG, encoded by the exons ATGGTTTTAGAGATGGAATCTACCGGAGAAGTTAGATCAACGGCCGGTAACGGCGGCGGTATCACGGTTGTGGGATCCGACGCCCCGTCAGATTTTCACATAGCTGCGAGATCAGAAAGCTCAAATCCATCCCCTAACTCCGTCGCTCCTCCACTACCACAGTCCCATCACACGAACCAGCTCGCCATAGTTGCTCCGACGCCGCAAATTTCTATGGCGGCGACGACGATGATGGAAGGTATCTCCGGCGTACCGATGAAGAAGAAACGTGGACGACCTAGGAAGTACGGTCCAGACGGAGCAGTTGTGGCGTTATCTCCTAAGCCAATCTCATCGGCGCCGGCACCCTCGCATCCTATTCCGGCGAGTTCACACGTCATCGATTTCTCCGCCTCTGAAAAACGCAGCAAAATGAAACCAACAAACTCTTTTAACAGAACAAAGTTTCATCACCAAGTCGAGAATTTGG gtGAATGGGTTCCTTGCTCCGTCGGTGGTAATTTCACACCACATGTAATTGCGGTCAACGCCGGTGAG GATGTAACGATGAAGATAATATCGTTTTCTCAACAAGGACCGCGTGCCATTTGTGTTCTATCAGCAAACGGTGTCATTTCAAGTGTAACACTTCGTCAGCATGATTCATCCGGCGGTACATTAACATACGAA GGTCGCTTTGAGATATTATCATTGTCCGGTTCATTCATGCCTAATGACATAGGCGGAACTCGGAGTAGAACAGGAGGAATGAGCGTTTCTTTAGCAAGTCCTGACGGACGCGTAGTAGGCGGTGGTGTTGCCGGTTTACTAGTAGCCGCAAGTCCGGTTCAG GTGGTTGTAGGAAGTTTCTTAGCAGGATAA
- the LOC106392869 gene encoding uncharacterized protein At4g02000-like: MPTQSGLQDRITANDLGKGKFLFNFTTEEDLMSVLQKGPLHYNYCMFVLVRWEPVVHDDYPWIIPFWVQLYGLPLHLWTITNIRNIGSRICHVDVDSIELTEGRMRIEVDSRRPLKFKRKVESPDAEEVTIEIKYDMLFKHCTTCGLMSHEKGYCPTMDTTARLSSERGGVFTRVQMPQDRNDRQPSLRDYRQLPVRSRS; the protein is encoded by the coding sequence ATGCCAACTCAATCGGGGCTACAAGACCGTATCACTGCGAATGATCTAGGCAAAGGGAAGTTCTTATTTAACTTCACCACGGAAGAAGACCTTATGTCTGTACTTCAAAAAGGGCCTTTACATTACAACTACTGCATGTTTGTATTGGTTAGATGGGAACCTGTAGTTCATGATGACTATCCTTGGATCATCCCATTCTGGGTACAACTCTATGGCTTACCTTTACACCTATGGACGATTACAAATATTAGGAACATTGGTAGCCGCATTTGCCATGTTGATGTTGATTCCATTGAACTCACAGAGGGCCGCATGAGAATTGAGGTCGACTCAAGACGCCCTTTGAAGTTTAAAAGGAAGGTGGAGTCTCCTGATGCAGAGGAGGTAACTATAGAGATAAAGTATGACATGCTGTTTAAGCATTGCACCACCTGTGGCCTTATGTCTCATGAGAAAGGATACTGCCCTACAATGGATACTACAGCTCGGTTATCATCGGAGAGAGGTGGAGTCTTTACTCGGGTACAGATGCCACAAGACCGCAATGATCGTCAGCCTTCGCTGAGGGATTATAGGCAGCTTCCGGTGCGTTCGAGAAGTTGA